A region from the Pelobates fuscus isolate aPelFus1 chromosome 1, aPelFus1.pri, whole genome shotgun sequence genome encodes:
- the NPFF gene encoding pro-FMRFamide-related neuropeptide FF, with amino-acid sequence MQLPVLLLISVLACVTCAKSHQAEGEPPENYQEVAPGYLDSQMDESLFPHPTSDERTALNILLRTILHNRPARSSFQFQPQRFGRDERSTMVGDSRIHSRGWDSMAPQFWSMAVPQRFGRKK; translated from the exons ATGCAGCTCCCTGTCCTTTTGCTCATCTCTGTCCTTGCATGTGTTACATGTGCCAAGTCTCACCAAGCAGAGGGTGAACCACCAGAAAACTACCAAGAGGTGGCTCCTGGTTACCTGGATTCACAG ATGGATGAAAGTTTGTTTCCGCACCCAACGTCAGATGAGAGAACTGCACTGAATATATTGCTTAGGACAATTTTACATAACAGACCTGCCCGGAGTTCCTTCCAGTTCCAGCCCCAGAG GTTTGGAAGGGACGAGCGCAGCACAATGGTGGGAGACAGCAGAATACATTCACGAGGATGGGATTCAATGGCACCTCAGTTCTGGAGCATGGCAGTACCTCAGCGTTTTGGAAGAAagaagtga